In Pseudoalteromonas xiamenensis, the following are encoded in one genomic region:
- a CDS encoding sigma-54-dependent transcriptional regulator, which translates to MKTVLLVDDDDQFVQIAARILEHLGCLCDISLSVEEAKALLQHQHYDHLFIDFMLPDGSGLHLVDWLRKQGNQVPVTLISGHPSVKTALDKLCVDGITHLLKPLVAEDFASILSPKKKPAITSKLKFGCLIGNSPAMNQLYDLIARVAKTNANVMLQGESGVGKEMVAQAIHNSSEVEGSYVGVNCGAIAKELIGSELFGHEKGAFTGAVAQKMGVFEQANKGTLFLDEVTEMPIDLQPNLLRVLETNSLTRVGGTSVIKTNCRIISATNRTMEELASQNVIREDIYFRLAVFPITIPPLRDRKEDITLLVAFFLDKFNQQGNTRYEVSDQDLKKLSLYDWPGNVRELKHCVHRAYILADQRTNKLVFDNAFSSPFSLYSSPRSEPSLNELSNNIVSPSSGATLHNVQAGKTIEEVEKALIFETLKSVDGNKTSAAKMLGISTKTLYNRLTSYQITE; encoded by the coding sequence GTGAAAACCGTTTTACTAGTGGATGATGATGATCAGTTTGTTCAAATAGCAGCTCGTATATTGGAACATCTGGGTTGCTTGTGCGATATATCATTAAGTGTGGAAGAAGCAAAAGCATTGCTCCAACATCAACATTATGATCATCTCTTCATCGATTTCATGCTGCCAGATGGCAGTGGACTCCATCTTGTGGATTGGCTACGAAAACAAGGGAATCAAGTTCCTGTAACGCTTATCTCTGGGCATCCATCGGTAAAAACAGCGCTTGATAAATTATGCGTAGATGGCATCACGCATTTATTGAAGCCCCTTGTTGCGGAAGACTTCGCGAGCATTTTGTCTCCCAAGAAAAAGCCAGCAATCACGAGCAAACTCAAGTTTGGTTGTTTGATAGGCAATTCGCCAGCGATGAACCAACTCTATGATTTAATTGCACGAGTGGCCAAAACAAATGCAAATGTCATGCTTCAGGGAGAAAGTGGGGTAGGCAAGGAAATGGTTGCGCAGGCTATTCACAATTCCAGTGAAGTTGAAGGAAGCTATGTTGGTGTTAACTGCGGAGCAATTGCAAAAGAATTAATCGGCAGTGAGCTGTTTGGGCATGAAAAAGGAGCCTTCACAGGCGCTGTAGCGCAAAAAATGGGTGTATTTGAGCAGGCGAATAAAGGGACGTTGTTCTTGGATGAAGTGACGGAAATGCCAATTGATTTGCAGCCGAACCTGCTGAGGGTATTGGAAACAAATTCCCTAACCCGAGTTGGTGGCACATCAGTAATAAAAACAAATTGCCGTATAATTTCCGCGACAAACCGCACAATGGAAGAACTTGCGAGCCAAAATGTGATCCGGGAGGATATTTATTTCCGACTTGCCGTTTTTCCTATCACTATTCCCCCGTTGAGAGATCGCAAAGAAGATATCACACTGTTGGTCGCATTTTTCCTCGACAAATTTAATCAACAGGGAAACACGCGTTATGAAGTGAGCGATCAGGATCTGAAAAAACTGAGTTTATATGATTGGCCAGGTAATGTTCGAGAGTTAAAGCATTGTGTTCATCGGGCTTATATTTTGGCCGATCAGAGGACAAATAAGCTGGTGTTTGACAACGCATTTTCATCCCCCTTTTCACTGTATTCGTCGCCGCGTTCTGAGCCTAGTCTCAATGAGTTATCAAATAATATCGTGTCACCTTCATCTGGGGCTACTTTGCACAATGTACAGGCGGGGAAAACGATAGAAGAAGTTGAAAAGGCGCTTATTTTTGAAACACTGAAATCGGTGGATGGCAACAAGACTTCTGCAGCTAAGATGCTTGGGATAAGTACGAAAACACTGTACAACCGTCTTACAAGTTATCAAATCACTGAATAA
- a CDS encoding histidine kinase, with protein MDDTMKQDELLHDVRKTLNQISMNAELLKLVNSTGPENEEIQGIADNILKSVLDCSELLKAFNPKEEP; from the coding sequence ATGGATGACACCATGAAGCAGGATGAACTCTTGCATGATGTCAGAAAGACACTCAATCAAATTTCGATGAACGCTGAGCTGTTAAAACTGGTCAACTCGACTGGACCTGAAAATGAAGAAATCCAAGGCATCGCTGACAATATCTTAAAAAGTGTGTTGGATTGCAGTGAGCTACTTAAAGCGTTTAACCCAAAGGAAGAGCCATGA
- a CDS encoding sensor histidine kinase, with product MSSLVNAFNRLSSSLLIVWLTMAICTAFLVSNVVVGFKNVEDLDTLQKGMENTSELILAIDNLHIASLNAESSTKSYLLTKESSTLGPLLESLTELDENIARVTAEKSESLPQQKRIKTYLNTAILQVSQLKQHADKASEDKQSALALVRTIEKTALDLRQQYNRILEEETAIRDIQRNFLNNVKREAISNIVWFSFISISLVLLTMALVFKNLRDSKRAEVSLSNANADLEEKVQARTAKLQLLADELNKSNRELEDFAFVASHDLQEPLRKIQAFSDRLENSYRNELDDRGRDYLMRMKNAAARMSLLINDLLALSRVATKRKPFVTQPLKPIVDGVLDDLEVVIEETKANIQIASLPTVSCDDSQLRQLFFNLIANALKFRKSNVVPEISIAEVPTDDPQSVCILVKDNGIGFDPQYEEKIFSPFQRLHERSEYPGTGIGLTLCRRIVERHGGVITSHSEVGIGASFYITLQRDIQPTINTEIPEYE from the coding sequence ATGAGTTCTTTAGTGAATGCTTTTAATAGACTGTCTTCAAGCTTGTTAATTGTTTGGTTAACGATGGCAATTTGCACTGCTTTTCTAGTTAGTAACGTTGTTGTTGGTTTTAAGAATGTTGAAGACTTAGATACTTTGCAAAAAGGGATGGAAAACACAAGTGAGTTAATCCTAGCAATCGACAATTTGCATATAGCATCGTTAAACGCCGAGTCGAGTACTAAGTCCTACTTACTGACAAAAGAGTCATCGACGCTTGGCCCATTGCTTGAAAGTTTAACTGAGCTTGATGAAAACATTGCACGAGTAACTGCAGAAAAATCAGAAAGTCTCCCACAACAAAAACGAATAAAAACATACTTAAATACCGCTATTCTTCAGGTTTCTCAACTTAAACAACATGCAGACAAAGCGAGCGAAGATAAACAAAGTGCGTTGGCGCTGGTCAGAACAATTGAAAAAACGGCGTTAGATCTGAGACAGCAATATAACCGGATTCTTGAGGAAGAAACGGCGATTCGTGATATTCAGCGTAACTTTCTGAACAACGTGAAGCGTGAGGCCATTAGTAACATTGTGTGGTTTTCCTTTATCAGTATTTCATTAGTGTTGCTGACGATGGCCTTGGTGTTTAAAAATTTACGCGACTCAAAGCGAGCAGAAGTTTCGTTATCAAACGCGAATGCAGATCTTGAGGAAAAAGTGCAAGCTCGAACAGCTAAGCTTCAACTACTGGCAGATGAACTTAACAAAAGTAATCGTGAACTTGAAGATTTTGCGTTTGTTGCCTCACATGACTTACAAGAACCGCTAAGGAAAATTCAGGCTTTTAGTGACCGTTTGGAAAACAGTTATCGAAATGAATTAGATGACAGAGGTCGAGACTACCTGATGCGAATGAAGAATGCAGCAGCGAGAATGTCTTTACTTATCAATGATTTACTCGCTTTATCTAGGGTCGCAACAAAACGGAAACCGTTTGTGACTCAACCGCTTAAGCCAATCGTCGATGGAGTCCTTGACGATTTAGAAGTCGTAATAGAAGAAACAAAGGCAAACATACAGATAGCATCATTACCGACCGTCAGTTGTGATGACAGTCAGCTCAGACAATTGTTTTTTAACTTGATAGCTAACGCGCTGAAATTCAGAAAATCAAACGTAGTACCTGAAATATCAATCGCAGAAGTGCCTACGGACGACCCCCAAAGTGTGTGTATTTTAGTGAAGGACAATGGAATTGGCTTTGATCCGCAATACGAAGAAAAAATCTTCTCGCCTTTCCAACGTTTACATGAACGTTCTGAATATCCAGGAACCGGGATAGGTCTAACGCTTTGTCGTAGGATTGTGGAACGACATGGAGGAGTAATTACCTCTCATTCTGAGGTGGGTATAGGTGCTTCTTTTTACATCACGTTGCAACGTGATATACAACCGACAATAAATACAGAGATCCCTGAATATGAATAG
- a CDS encoding response regulator: MNRKAIPIKILMADDDEDDQLLTRDALAESRVLNAIEFVKDGEQLLNYLRNYPPYDDVSKYVRPDLILLDLNMPKMDGREALEQIKQDANLRSIPVVILTTSLQEEDKLKGYDLGAASYISKPVDFQGLVTLMRELGKYWIEIVELPR, encoded by the coding sequence ATGAATAGAAAAGCCATTCCAATAAAAATTCTTATGGCTGATGACGACGAAGACGATCAATTGCTCACACGAGATGCACTTGCGGAAAGTCGAGTGTTGAATGCAATTGAATTTGTTAAAGATGGCGAGCAGCTACTTAATTACCTAAGAAACTACCCACCATATGATGATGTTTCAAAGTATGTACGCCCTGATTTAATTTTACTTGATTTGAATATGCCAAAGATGGACGGTCGCGAAGCACTTGAACAAATAAAGCAAGATGCAAACTTGCGTTCGATCCCCGTTGTTATCTTAACCACATCACTTCAAGAAGAAGATAAGTTGAAAGGATATGATTTGGGCGCGGCATCTTACATTAGTAAACCTGTTGATTTTCAAGGTCTCGTTACATTGATGCGAGAGCTTGGCAAGTATTGGATAGAGATAGTCGAATTACCTAGATAG
- a CDS encoding hybrid sensor histidine kinase/response regulator — protein sequence MNREHLSQSLNAKHVKILLVEDDEDDFVLTQDRLSDIADFHFDISWHRRLDGAIAALIDESFDLCLLDFRLGHESGLSLLKIAKENHVETPIIMLTGQADSALDEAAMQAGAEDFVVKSELGNARFIRAIRYALARKELKKERVERLKAEAENRAKDQFLAHLSHELRTPLTSILGYTQLLMRQNDQQEIRSELGIIYNNGEHLLKLLDDVLDLSKLQSSTIRLDNKPTNLHALIHNLSDLFQLNAQSKGVQFTIVNRSLEDYWILCDQTRLKQILINLLYNAIKFTFSGEVCLDVTQKDGQLICLVRDTGIGIPEDDLARIFEPFSQVQNVTSKAHEGAGLGLAISANLVELMGGTLKVESKLGEGSCFSFTLPSVVCENTNLDLGHSFDPNLLNWQAKHYTKILVVEDNLDIQQLIKRHVEDWGFSVDVASNGVEAIHKLEQGVSNYAMLLLDLHLPQMDGRQVLASLYSKNLSIPVIAVTAAAQASTLKELSALGCLDVINKPIEPMLLKAAIVKVIERIDELKKSDVLERETIKRVLVVEDDEDSRKLLERLLNAMGLTVQGVGSAKHCKETLSLNSWDLVLMDIGLPDENGLDLATQLRLQYPNMRIAITSGYEPDKAELEKLGIEHVLLKPVSLDMLKSCLA from the coding sequence GTGAACCGAGAGCACTTAAGTCAGAGTCTAAATGCCAAGCACGTTAAAATACTTTTAGTCGAAGATGATGAAGATGATTTTGTGTTGACGCAGGACAGGCTTTCAGACATTGCTGACTTTCATTTCGACATCTCCTGGCACCGTCGCCTAGATGGTGCAATCGCTGCACTTATTGACGAGTCATTCGATCTTTGTTTATTGGATTTTCGTCTAGGACATGAAAGCGGTTTATCTCTTCTCAAAATAGCAAAAGAAAATCACGTCGAAACACCTATTATTATGCTGACCGGTCAGGCTGATTCGGCGTTAGACGAAGCTGCAATGCAAGCAGGGGCAGAAGATTTTGTTGTGAAATCTGAACTCGGAAATGCTCGATTTATTCGGGCAATTCGATATGCACTTGCTCGGAAGGAACTGAAAAAAGAGCGAGTGGAGCGACTTAAAGCAGAAGCTGAAAATCGTGCCAAAGATCAATTCTTAGCCCATTTGAGCCACGAATTAAGGACACCACTTACCTCTATTTTGGGTTACACACAATTGTTAATGCGCCAAAATGATCAGCAAGAAATCCGCTCAGAATTAGGGATTATATATAACAATGGTGAGCATCTGTTAAAGTTGCTTGATGATGTGCTTGACTTATCAAAGCTTCAATCAAGTACAATCCGATTAGATAACAAACCTACAAATTTACATGCACTTATCCATAACTTAAGTGATTTATTCCAGTTAAATGCTCAAAGTAAAGGTGTGCAATTTACCATCGTAAATCGTTCGCTGGAAGATTATTGGATTTTGTGCGACCAAACACGTTTAAAGCAAATCTTAATTAACTTGTTGTATAACGCGATTAAATTTACGTTTTCAGGTGAAGTTTGTTTGGACGTAACACAAAAAGACGGACAACTTATTTGTCTCGTACGAGATACTGGAATTGGGATCCCTGAAGACGATCTCGCCAGAATTTTTGAACCTTTCAGCCAAGTTCAAAATGTGACGAGTAAAGCCCATGAAGGAGCAGGACTCGGTCTTGCAATTAGCGCTAATTTAGTTGAACTCATGGGTGGAACTCTAAAAGTTGAATCAAAGCTCGGCGAGGGCAGCTGCTTTTCTTTTACATTGCCGAGTGTAGTCTGTGAAAATACAAATTTAGATTTAGGCCATTCTTTCGACCCAAACCTGCTCAATTGGCAGGCAAAACATTATACCAAGATATTAGTTGTTGAAGACAATCTCGACATCCAACAGCTCATTAAGCGACATGTCGAAGATTGGGGTTTTAGTGTAGATGTTGCAAGTAATGGCGTTGAGGCCATTCATAAATTGGAACAAGGTGTTTCAAACTATGCGATGCTCTTACTCGATCTACATTTGCCACAGATGGATGGCAGGCAAGTCCTCGCCTCACTCTATTCTAAGAACTTGTCAATTCCTGTCATTGCGGTAACCGCGGCAGCACAAGCGAGTACTCTCAAAGAGTTAAGTGCTTTGGGTTGTCTTGATGTCATTAATAAACCAATCGAACCTATGTTATTGAAGGCTGCTATTGTCAAAGTGATAGAGCGGATTGATGAATTGAAAAAATCCGACGTACTTGAGCGTGAAACCATAAAACGTGTTTTGGTTGTAGAAGATGACGAAGATAGTCGAAAATTATTAGAGCGTTTGTTAAACGCAATGGGCTTGACTGTGCAGGGGGTTGGAAGTGCCAAACACTGTAAAGAAACATTATCGCTAAATTCGTGGGACTTGGTGTTGATGGATATTGGGCTACCCGATGAAAATGGTCTTGATTTGGCGACTCAACTTCGTTTGCAATACCCCAACATGCGAATTGCCATCACCAGCGGTTACGAGCCAGACAAAGCGGAGTTGGAAAAGTTAGGTATTGAACATGTCCTACTTAAGCCGGTAAGTTTGGACATGCTCAAATCGTGTTTAGCATAA
- a CDS encoding porin family protein, protein MKKSLTKLLLISVATFSLSATAAINKKPIEQFDVYAGIGYGQYSLQWEDRERDMEFDDDSSMLKAYVGTYLTPYWSVELGYENFDEASDIDNYAEFDGFTLGTRFIAPITDYVSLYAKGGWFEWDGEFYADVPALGRISSNSRGGDWFYGAGIGFDLSSNLGVRLEYLRYELEENIEPDLDVASISLEYTF, encoded by the coding sequence ATGAAAAAATCATTGACGAAACTACTACTCATCTCTGTCGCTACTTTCTCTCTCTCCGCTACCGCGGCCATAAACAAAAAGCCCATTGAACAATTTGATGTCTACGCAGGTATCGGCTACGGTCAATATTCTCTCCAATGGGAAGATAGAGAACGAGACATGGAGTTTGACGACGATTCAAGTATGCTCAAAGCGTACGTTGGTACGTATCTCACGCCGTACTGGAGTGTCGAGCTTGGCTATGAAAACTTCGACGAGGCAAGCGATATAGACAACTATGCGGAGTTTGATGGGTTTACGCTCGGTACTCGTTTTATCGCGCCAATTACAGATTACGTAAGCCTCTATGCAAAAGGTGGCTGGTTCGAGTGGGATGGTGAATTCTATGCAGATGTCCCTGCACTTGGCCGTATCTCTTCAAATAGTCGCGGTGGAGACTGGTTCTATGGTGCGGGTATCGGTTTCGATCTTTCCTCAAATTTAGGTGTGCGGTTAGAGTACTTGCGTTACGAACTTGAAGAGAATATTGAGCCTGACCTCGATGTTGCCTCTATTTCTTTAGAGTACACATTTTAA
- a CDS encoding BON domain-containing protein — protein MNKLIIAGVISTTLMTAPVFAAQNSWEKEANDAWIDGKAEATLLFNGELNNFDINTDVKNGVVTLTGKVENSVEKKLAEELIIGIDGVKDVKNDLTIVKSKNTEKKAMEKNDKGADFTDAKIATVIKTRFLFDGDVDGTDIDVDVVNRKVTLTGTVASEAEKDLAITIAKNASDVTSVDDELEIVSE, from the coding sequence ATGAACAAGTTAATTATTGCAGGTGTAATTTCTACTACTTTAATGACCGCTCCAGTTTTTGCAGCGCAAAATAGCTGGGAAAAGGAAGCAAATGATGCGTGGATTGATGGCAAAGCAGAAGCAACCTTGCTATTTAACGGCGAGTTGAACAACTTTGATATTAATACGGACGTGAAAAACGGTGTGGTAACTCTGACCGGTAAAGTAGAAAACAGCGTTGAGAAAAAACTCGCTGAAGAACTCATTATTGGTATTGATGGCGTTAAAGACGTCAAAAACGACCTTACGATTGTAAAAAGTAAAAACACGGAAAAGAAAGCCATGGAAAAAAATGACAAAGGCGCAGACTTCACTGACGCGAAAATAGCGACTGTCATTAAAACACGTTTTCTGTTTGATGGTGATGTCGACGGAACCGATATTGATGTCGACGTGGTTAATCGTAAGGTTACTCTGACAGGTACGGTCGCAAGCGAAGCGGAAAAAGACCTAGCTATTACTATTGCTAAGAACGCATCGGACGTGACAAGCGTGGATGACGAATTGGAAATCGTAAGCGAATAA
- a CDS encoding PA2169 family four-helix-bundle protein, with the protein MTLSNYNFDAVKSLIRVLNSGIDFYKKAASETTDNRYNDVFSRMITEKVRAIALLQPFVVADEGSIEEGNALAVEIRESYTHLIGMFKKDNIHLYLSQLEELEDKVLEKVNKALATTVPAPCEAALYQIKERMKLCHDEMRTLDVITQ; encoded by the coding sequence ATGACACTTTCAAATTATAACTTTGATGCAGTGAAATCACTTATTCGAGTTTTAAATAGTGGAATTGATTTTTACAAAAAAGCAGCAAGTGAAACGACAGACAATCGATATAACGATGTATTTTCACGAATGATCACGGAAAAAGTAAGAGCTATAGCATTACTCCAACCTTTTGTCGTCGCGGACGAAGGTAGTATTGAAGAGGGTAATGCACTTGCGGTGGAAATTCGTGAGTCTTACACGCACCTTATTGGCATGTTTAAAAAAGACAACATCCATCTCTATTTAAGTCAGCTTGAGGAGCTTGAAGACAAAGTACTAGAAAAGGTGAATAAAGCACTCGCTACAACGGTGCCTGCACCTTGTGAAGCAGCACTATATCAAATTAAAGAGCGCATGAAGCTATGTCATGACGAAATGCGTACACTTGACGTTATCACACAATAG
- a CDS encoding DUF1328 family protein: MLSWAVTFLILALIAAALGFGGIAGAAAGMAKILFFIFVILTVISFIFGRRKVP; encoded by the coding sequence ATGTTAAGCTGGGCAGTGACATTCTTAATTTTAGCATTAATTGCAGCGGCATTGGGATTTGGTGGTATAGCAGGCGCAGCCGCAGGTATGGCAAAAATACTTTTCTTTATTTTTGTTATTCTAACCGTAATTTCATTTATTTTTGGTCGAAGAAAAGTGCCTTAA
- a CDS encoding DUF3301 domain-containing protein — MITLWMIMAVAAVIASFWMSRVVADAAKVHAERQAESLNVQLLSVAMKRFRLGINRTGKPGIKAEFVFEFCSDGDSVYQGLLFLENERLVKVDIPPHRIR; from the coding sequence ATGATAACACTATGGATGATAATGGCTGTGGCGGCCGTGATTGCCTCATTCTGGATGAGTCGCGTCGTTGCTGACGCAGCAAAAGTACACGCAGAGCGTCAGGCCGAGTCATTGAACGTCCAACTACTGAGTGTTGCGATGAAACGATTTCGTTTAGGTATCAACCGGACGGGTAAACCCGGTATTAAAGCTGAGTTTGTCTTTGAGTTTTGTTCTGATGGTGATTCCGTTTACCAAGGTTTACTGTTTTTAGAAAACGAACGACTCGTTAAAGTAGATATTCCTCCACATCGCATTCGATAA
- a CDS encoding DUF3549 family protein has protein sequence MNSNISTLGELLEAAGTQWRAYDIGRRITKLDKAEFTQIELGARPYPYPLMGHAHIAIQFWDKNATQDPYVWFLKFPIDEQSKLVLATRDHFANLVLEALGTELTSEDADGKLDNNPYVFTPNANKLAAFNALMKVEIKRPASQYYEAVENYFHAPLIHDWQTLAVQGLADFAMRLEHGQNQALLQSHWQVLPGEVQNTLAAMLEHVAISVSITELLSKSIDDALENQNKAMLINSLRAISGSSSKGILEKCVDNVLDSVFATDIEILLILVGRLWQTFILPERLYALLDNAAQVSEGDFFAGVFADLVAIPALRPQVLSILRAPSRDETLSRAIGKLFNA, from the coding sequence ATGAATTCAAATATTTCGACATTAGGTGAACTCTTAGAAGCGGCGGGCACACAATGGCGTGCTTATGACATCGGCCGACGTATCACTAAACTCGATAAAGCTGAATTTACACAAATTGAACTTGGCGCGCGCCCCTATCCTTACCCGTTAATGGGCCATGCCCACATTGCCATTCAATTCTGGGATAAAAATGCCACACAAGACCCTTATGTCTGGTTTTTAAAATTCCCGATTGACGAGCAAAGTAAGTTGGTTTTGGCTACACGTGATCATTTCGCGAATTTAGTGTTAGAGGCACTTGGCACAGAACTTACCAGCGAAGATGCAGATGGTAAATTGGATAACAATCCGTATGTATTCACACCGAATGCCAACAAACTAGCTGCATTCAACGCCCTGATGAAAGTAGAAATAAAACGCCCTGCTTCACAATATTATGAAGCAGTAGAAAATTATTTCCATGCGCCACTCATTCATGATTGGCAAACACTCGCAGTACAGGGCTTAGCGGATTTTGCGATGCGTTTAGAGCACGGACAAAACCAAGCACTTTTACAATCTCACTGGCAGGTACTTCCGGGAGAAGTTCAAAATACGCTTGCAGCGATGTTAGAACACGTTGCCATTTCAGTTTCCATCACAGAATTATTGTCGAAAAGCATAGATGATGCGCTTGAAAACCAGAATAAAGCAATGTTGATCAATAGTCTAAGAGCGATTAGCGGTTCTTCATCGAAAGGCATTTTAGAGAAATGCGTAGACAACGTACTGGATAGCGTCTTTGCTACTGACATAGAAATCTTGCTCATTTTAGTGGGAAGATTATGGCAAACGTTTATCTTGCCTGAACGACTATATGCATTGTTAGATAATGCAGCGCAAGTCAGTGAAGGTGACTTTTTCGCAGGTGTATTTGCAGATTTGGTTGCAATTCCAGCACTTCGCCCCCAAGTATTAAGCATTCTTAGGGCACCAAGTCGCGACGAAACGCTTTCGCGCGCAATCGGAAAGTTATTTAACGCATGA
- a CDS encoding YqcC family protein: MQNRHELVADLLVALQLAMHEENLWQSEPLSHSAYHSSAPFCCDTMTFGQWLQFVFIPKMNELINSQQALPSQLSLLPMLEMSYPNSQRLSSVYGVITRLDALFTK, translated from the coding sequence ATGCAAAATCGCCACGAATTAGTCGCTGATTTGTTGGTTGCGCTGCAGCTCGCCATGCACGAGGAAAATCTGTGGCAAAGTGAACCTTTGAGTCACAGTGCTTATCATTCTAGCGCACCATTTTGCTGCGATACGATGACATTTGGGCAGTGGCTACAATTTGTTTTTATTCCCAAAATGAATGAACTCATCAATAGTCAACAAGCGTTACCCAGTCAACTGTCGCTACTCCCAATGCTTGAAATGAGTTATCCAAATTCACAAAGACTGAGCAGTGTATACGGCGTTATTACGCGACTAGATGCACTATTTACAAAGTAG
- the truC gene encoding tRNA pseudouridine(65) synthase TruC codes for MQDELEILYQDAHFVAINKPSGLLVHRSFLDKRETRFAMQMLRDQIGQHVFPVHRLDRPTSGVLLFALSSEDARVINQLFIEGTIQKRYLALTRGFAPEEITLDKPLKEELDKIADKFAQQDKEAQPAVTDFRCLYQASLPIPLGKFPTVRYSLVECFPKTGRKHQIRRHLKHLAHPIIGDVNHGDNTQNHFFYDEFGVQRLMLFATRLSFVHPYTNEPIVIRANLGEEMLKVCEKLGWPTTEEDYQ; via the coding sequence ATGCAAGATGAATTAGAAATTTTGTACCAAGATGCGCATTTTGTTGCCATTAACAAGCCATCTGGTTTATTAGTCCATCGATCATTCCTCGACAAACGAGAAACTCGTTTTGCGATGCAGATGCTTCGAGATCAAATTGGTCAACATGTGTTTCCGGTTCATCGTCTAGATAGACCAACGTCAGGCGTACTATTATTTGCACTAAGTTCAGAAGATGCTCGAGTCATCAATCAATTGTTTATCGAAGGGACTATACAAAAACGTTACCTAGCATTGACGCGGGGTTTTGCGCCAGAGGAAATTACACTCGATAAGCCATTAAAAGAAGAGTTGGACAAGATTGCAGATAAGTTCGCTCAGCAAGACAAAGAGGCTCAACCTGCGGTTACGGATTTTCGCTGTTTATATCAAGCGTCGTTGCCCATCCCGCTGGGTAAATTTCCTACCGTCCGATACAGTCTCGTTGAGTGTTTTCCAAAAACGGGTCGAAAACATCAAATAAGGCGCCACCTTAAGCACTTGGCTCATCCAATTATTGGTGATGTAAATCACGGTGACAACACGCAAAATCATTTTTTCTATGATGAGTTTGGTGTTCAACGTTTGATGTTATTTGCAACTCGACTGAGTTTTGTACATCCTTATACCAATGAACCGATTGTCATACGAGCAAATCTTGGAGAAGAGATGCTTAAAGTGTGTGAAAAATTAGGTTGGCCAACGACAGAAGAGGATTATCAATAA
- a CDS encoding flavodoxin, which yields MAHVAIFVGSMYGNAEGLAEKIRSVLVAAGHEANVYSSATLADLTTASTALFVSSTTGQGDIPDNLQPLFLQMQSQFPMMTGKLCGVIALGDSSYGDTYCGAGRQIDTLLQELNATLPVKRLDVDACEYFEPWEAAETWVADWITHLE from the coding sequence ATGGCACACGTCGCAATATTTGTGGGGAGTATGTATGGTAATGCGGAAGGACTGGCGGAAAAGATCCGGTCGGTTTTAGTAGCTGCAGGTCATGAAGCTAACGTGTACTCGTCTGCAACCTTGGCCGATTTAACCACAGCAAGCACTGCATTATTTGTCAGCTCAACGACGGGTCAAGGCGATATTCCGGACAACTTGCAACCACTGTTTTTACAAATGCAAAGTCAGTTTCCAATGATGACCGGCAAGTTGTGCGGTGTCATAGCGCTTGGTGATAGCAGTTACGGCGACACCTACTGCGGAGCCGGTCGTCAAATTGATACGCTACTTCAGGAACTTAATGCGACATTGCCCGTAAAACGGCTTGATGTTGATGCTTGTGAGTATTTTGAACCATGGGAAGCGGCAGAAACGTGGGTAGCCGATTGGATAACTCATCTCGAGTAG